One segment of Nostoc piscinale CENA21 DNA contains the following:
- a CDS encoding 30S ribosomal protein S1, whose protein sequence is MVNQNLTATEIGFTHEDFAALLDKYDYHFSPGDIVPGTVFSIEPRGALIDIGAKTAAYIPIQEMSINRVDAPEEVLQSNETREFFILTDENEDGQLTLSIRRIEYMRAWERVRQLQAEDATVRSGVFATNRGGALVRIEGLRGFIPGSHISTRKPKEELVGEELPLKFLEVDEERNRLVLSHRRALVERKMNRLEVGEVVIGTVRGIKPYGAFIDIGGVSGLLHISEISHEHIDTPHSVFNVNDEVKVMIIDLDAERGRISLSTKQLEPEPGDMIKNRDLVYDKAEEMAAKYREQLLAKQQGITAPPTEEAVAEEEIPAAIEEEIPAAIEEEIPVAIEE, encoded by the coding sequence ATGGTCAATCAGAACTTAACCGCTACAGAAATTGGATTTACTCACGAAGATTTCGCTGCTCTACTTGACAAATACGACTATCACTTTAGCCCTGGAGATATTGTACCAGGAACGGTTTTCAGTATAGAGCCGCGCGGCGCTCTGATTGACATCGGTGCTAAAACAGCAGCATATATCCCCATACAAGAAATGTCTATTAACCGGGTAGATGCCCCGGAAGAAGTTTTACAGTCGAACGAAACACGCGAGTTTTTCATCCTTACTGATGAAAACGAAGATGGTCAGTTGACCCTCTCGATTCGTCGTATTGAATATATGCGGGCTTGGGAACGTGTACGTCAGTTGCAAGCTGAAGATGCAACTGTGCGTTCTGGTGTATTTGCAACAAACCGTGGTGGTGCGTTGGTAAGAATTGAGGGATTGCGTGGATTTATCCCTGGTTCCCACATTAGTACTCGCAAACCCAAAGAAGAATTAGTGGGTGAAGAACTACCCTTGAAGTTCTTGGAAGTAGACGAAGAACGTAACCGCCTAGTTTTATCTCATCGTCGGGCGCTGGTTGAACGTAAGATGAACCGCCTCGAAGTTGGCGAGGTAGTAATTGGTACAGTTCGCGGGATCAAGCCTTACGGTGCTTTCATCGACATCGGTGGTGTCAGTGGCTTGTTACACATATCGGAAATTTCTCACGAACATATCGATACACCTCACAGCGTGTTCAATGTCAATGATGAAGTGAAAGTGATGATCATTGATTTGGATGCTGAAAGAGGTCGGATTTCTCTATCTACCAAACAGTTGGAACCAGAACCCGGTGATATGATTAAAAACCGTGATTTGGTTTACGATAAAGCTGAAGAAATGGCAGCTAAGTATCGTGAGCAACTGTTAGCGAAACAACAAGGGATCACCGCACCTCCTACTGAGGAAGCTGTAGCTGAAGAAGAAATTCCAGCAGCTATTGAAGAAGAGATTCCAGCAGCTATTGAAGAAGAAATTCCCGTAGCTATTGAAGAGTAA
- the psbB gene encoding photosystem II chlorophyll-binding protein CP47 translates to MGLPWYRVHTVVLNDPGRLISVHLMHTALVAGWAGSMALYELAIYDPSDPVLNPMWRQGMFVLPFMARLGVTQSWGGWSVTGGPATDPGFWSFEGVAAAHIVLSGLLFLAAVWHWVYWDLELFRDPRTGEPALDLPKMFGIHLFLSGLLCFGFGAFHLTGLYGPGMWISDAYGVTGSVQPVAPEWGPDGFNPFNPGGIVAHHIAAGVVGIIAGLFHLTVRPPERLYKALRMGNIETVLSSSIAAVFFSAFVVAGTMWYGSATTPIELFGPTRYQWDQGYFRQEINRRVQASVANGASLSEAWSQIPEKLAFYDYVGNSPAKGGLFRTGPMVKGDGIAQSWQGHAVFTDAEGRELTVRRLPNFFETFPVILTDSDGVVRADIPFRRAESKYSFEQTGVTVSFYGGDLNGKTFTDPADVKKYARKAQGGEIFEFDRETLNSDGVFRTSPRGWFTFGHAVFALLFFFGHLWHGARTIYRDVFAGVEADLEEQVEWGLFQKVGDKSTRRKEAL, encoded by the coding sequence AGCCCTGGTGGCAGGCTGGGCTGGTTCAATGGCGTTATATGAACTCGCTATTTATGACCCCAGCGATCCTGTTCTCAACCCCATGTGGCGACAAGGGATGTTCGTGCTGCCCTTCATGGCACGTCTAGGTGTTACCCAATCTTGGGGCGGCTGGAGCGTTACTGGTGGCCCTGCTACTGACCCTGGTTTCTGGTCTTTTGAAGGTGTAGCTGCTGCTCACATCGTACTTTCTGGTTTATTATTCTTAGCCGCAGTTTGGCACTGGGTTTACTGGGATTTGGAACTCTTTAGAGATCCTCGGACTGGTGAACCAGCACTAGACTTGCCAAAAATGTTTGGTATTCACCTGTTCTTATCTGGTTTACTTTGCTTTGGTTTTGGTGCATTCCACCTCACCGGACTTTACGGCCCTGGGATGTGGATTTCTGACGCTTATGGAGTCACGGGTAGCGTCCAGCCAGTAGCACCAGAATGGGGGCCAGATGGCTTTAACCCCTTTAACCCCGGCGGTATTGTAGCTCACCACATCGCCGCAGGTGTTGTTGGCATTATTGCTGGTTTATTCCACCTCACAGTTAGACCACCCGAAAGGCTATACAAAGCCCTACGGATGGGTAACATTGAAACCGTACTTTCCAGCAGTATTGCGGCAGTATTCTTCTCGGCTTTCGTTGTGGCTGGTACCATGTGGTACGGTAGCGCAACCACCCCCATCGAACTGTTTGGCCCTACCCGTTACCAATGGGATCAAGGCTACTTCCGTCAAGAAATTAACCGTCGTGTACAAGCAAGCGTAGCCAACGGTGCAAGCTTGTCTGAAGCTTGGTCACAAATTCCTGAAAAATTGGCATTCTACGATTACGTTGGTAATAGCCCTGCCAAAGGTGGTTTGTTCCGTACAGGCCCTATGGTCAAGGGTGATGGTATTGCTCAGTCTTGGCAAGGTCACGCAGTATTCACAGATGCTGAAGGTAGAGAATTGACTGTCCGTCGTCTACCTAACTTCTTTGAAACCTTCCCCGTAATTTTGACCGACAGCGATGGTGTTGTCCGCGCTGACATTCCTTTCCGTCGGGCAGAATCTAAATATAGCTTTGAACAAACTGGTGTCACCGTTAGCTTCTATGGTGGTGACTTAAACGGTAAGACCTTCACAGATCCTGCTGATGTGAAGAAATATGCTCGTAAAGCTCAAGGCGGCGAAATCTTTGAATTTGACCGCGAAACCTTGAACTCCGACGGGGTATTCCGTACCAGTCCTAGAGGTTGGTTTACCTTTGGACACGCAGTATTCGCTTTATTATTCTTCTTCGGTCACTTATGGCACGGCGCTCGGACAATCTACCGAGATGTATTTGCTGGTGTGGAAGCCGACCTAGAAGAGCAAGTCGAATGGGGTCTGTTCCAGAAAGTGGGTGATAAATCAACCCGCCGGAAGGAAGCCCTCTAA
- a CDS encoding pentapeptide repeat-containing protein, with protein MSEVNYQQPINAVATLLEKYAEGQRDFERAELGDADLQGVNLKGSDLSYADLSTANLQGANLRGSDLSYCDLSQANLTDADLRGALLMSANLRQANLQGTKLDKADCDRNTHFPPNFDPVQAGITIKSEL; from the coding sequence ATGTCTGAAGTCAATTATCAACAGCCAATTAATGCGGTGGCTACTCTTTTAGAAAAGTACGCTGAGGGACAACGGGATTTTGAGAGGGCTGAACTTGGTGATGCCGATTTGCAAGGTGTTAACCTCAAAGGGTCTGACTTGAGTTACGCGGATTTAAGTACAGCTAATCTACAAGGTGCAAATCTCCGGGGAAGTGACCTTAGTTATTGCGACCTTTCCCAAGCTAACCTCACAGATGCAGACTTGCGGGGTGCTTTATTAATGTCGGCAAATCTCCGCCAAGCGAATCTTCAAGGTACAAAGCTAGATAAGGCAGACTGCGATCGCAACACCCATTTTCCCCCAAATTTTGACCCAGTTCAGGCAGGAATCACAATTAAATCAGAGTTATGA
- a CDS encoding hydrogenase maturation protease, producing the protein MNATVMVIGYGNDLRSDDGIGQRIADEIASWHLSAVKSLAVHQLTPELADALANAELAIFVDAYVPLESFDVQVQSLSPSVDNAIAGHTADPQSLLALTRTLYGHCPPALWVTVPAVNFEFGDRFSEITETGKAIALGKIMQILDKFKKFLDQMNPI; encoded by the coding sequence ATGAATGCAACCGTCATGGTGATTGGTTACGGTAATGACTTGCGGAGTGATGATGGCATTGGTCAAAGAATTGCTGATGAAATTGCCTCTTGGCATTTATCGGCGGTGAAATCCTTAGCAGTCCATCAACTGACACCCGAATTGGCTGATGCTTTAGCAAATGCAGAATTAGCAATTTTTGTGGATGCTTATGTACCTTTAGAATCTTTTGATGTGCAGGTGCAATCACTTTCGCCTTCTGTTGATAATGCGATCGCTGGACATACCGCCGATCCCCAATCACTTTTAGCCTTGACTAGAACTCTTTACGGCCACTGTCCGCCTGCTTTGTGGGTGACAGTTCCCGCAGTTAACTTTGAATTTGGCGATCGCTTCTCAGAAATCACCGAAACCGGCAAAGCGATCGCCCTCGGCAAAATTATGCAAATCTTAGACAAGTTTAAAAAATTTCTGGATCAAATGAACCCAATCTGA